In Strix aluco isolate bStrAlu1 chromosome 36, bStrAlu1.hap1, whole genome shotgun sequence, one genomic interval encodes:
- the LOC141917247 gene encoding fructose-bisphosphate aldolase A — protein sequence MEEGGSLEARRSAPPPKKKGGEGAPFPSPPPEEGGGGGAGGVCVYFWRPKGQRAPEKVRKGGAPPAPPPPGSPYIRGSPWHPKRRPWTPKAAAMSPPVAALSPEQKKELAAIAQRIVAPGKGILAADESTGSIAKRLSSVGAENTEENRRWYRQLLFTADSRVDNCIGGVILFHETLYQKTDDGRPFPQVIRGKGALVGIKVDKGVVPLAGTNGETTTQGLDGLMERCAQYKKDGADFAKWRCVLKISEHTPTRLAVLENANVLARYASICQQNGIVPIVEPEILPDGDHDLKHCQYITEKVLAAVYKALSDHHVYLEGTLLKPNMVTPGHACTKKYSPEEIAMATVTALRRTVPPAVPGITFLSGGQSEEEASLNLNAINRCPLARPWALTFSYGRALQASALKAWAGKKDNTKAAQEEYVKRALANSLACQGKYTPSGPAGAAASESLFVSNHAY from the exons ATGGAAGAGGGGGGGTCCCTGGAAGCAAGAAgaagcgcccccccccccaaaaaaaaagggggggagggggcgcctttcccctccccccccccggaggagggaggtgggggaggggcggggggggtgtgtgtctatTTTTGGCGGCCGAAAGGGCAGAGGGCACCCGAGAAGGTCAGGAAAGGgggggccccccccgcccccccccccccggggagccCCTATATAAGGGGGAGCCCCTGGCACCCCAAGCGCCGCCCCTGGACACCCAAAG CCGCCGCGATGTCTCCGCCGGTGGCAGCGCTGAGCCCGGAGCAGAAGAAGGAGCTGGCGGCCATCGCCCAGCGCATCGTGGCCCCCGGCAAGGGCATCCTGGCCGCCGATGAGTCTACTG GCAGCATCGCCAAGCGTCTGAGCTCGGTGGGAGCGGAGAACACGGAGGAGAACCGGCGCTGGTACCGGCAGCTGCTCTTCACCGCCGACAGCCGGGTGGACAACTGCATCGGTGGGGTCATCCTCTTCCACGAGACCCTCTACCAGAAGACGGATGATGGGCGCCCCTTCCCCCAGGTCATCCGCGGCAAGGGCGCCCTCGTCGGCATCAAG gTGGACAAGGGGGTCGTACCTCTGGCTGGCACCAACGGCGAGACCACGACCCAGG GCCTGGACGGGCTGATGGAGCGCTGCGCCCAGTACAAGAAGGACGGGGCCGACTTTGCCAAGTGGCGCTGCGTCCTCAAGATCTCCGAGCACACGCCCACGCGCCTGGCCGTCCTGGAGAACGCCAACGTCCTCGCCCGCTATGCCAGCATCTGCCAGCag AACGGCATTGTCCCCATCGTGGAGCCCGAGATCCTCCCAGATGGTGACCACGACCTGAAGCACTGCCAGTACATCACCGAGAAG gtgctggcGGCCGTCTACAAGGCGTTGAGCGACCACCACGTCTACCTGGAGGGGACCTTGCTCAAGCCCAACATGGTGACACCAGGCCACGCCTGCACCAAGAAGTACAGCCCCGAGGAGATCGCCATGGCCACCGTCACCGCCCTGCGCCGCACCGTGCCACCCGCCGTCCCCG GCATCACGTTCCTGTCGGGTGGCCAAAGCGAGGAGGAGGCGTCCCTCAACCTCAACGCCATCAACCGCTGTCCCCTGGCGCGACCTTGGGCCTTGACCTTCTCCTACGGACGGGCCCTGCAGGCCTCCGCGCTGAAGGCCTGGGCCGGCAAGAAGGACAACACCAAGGCGGCCCAAGAGGAGTACGTCAAGAGAGCCTTG gccAACTCCTTGGCCTGCCAGGGCAAGTACACCCCGAgcggcccggcgggggcggccgccagCGAGTCCCTCTTCGTCTCTAACCACGCCTACTAG
- the TLCD3B gene encoding ceramide synthase, with amino-acid sequence MAPPGAALAAGLLFFPGLFLLGRAALGRAGVPGPHATILAARLVSSVQAVMASTAGYIISSSCHDDVIDDQHWLAGVYPQFAVPYFIYDIYAMFLCHWHRGQVKGHEVAPPPSLRAAAGSYLRKDLLMVLHHAAMVLVCFPVTALWRQGKGDFFLGCLLMAELSTPFVCLGKVLILFQRQHTTLHKLNAVALLVTFFLCRVLLFPYLYWAYGRHRGLPLLGVPAALPLTYNAAAAALLAPQLYWFALICRGSWRLFRPPAAPRQPP; translated from the exons atGGCCCCCCCCGGGGCGGCGCTGGCCGCGGGGCTCCTCTTCTTCCCCGGCCTCTTCCTGCTGGGCCGGGCCGCGCTGGGCCGCGCCGGGGTCCCGGGGCCTCACGCCACCATCCTGGCTGCCAG gCTGGTGTCCTCGGTGCAGGCGGTGATGGCCTCCACCGCCGGCTACatcatctcctcctcctgccacgaTGACGTCATCGATGACCA GCATTGGCTGGCGGGGGTGTACCCCCAATTCGCCGTCCCCTACTTCATCTACGACATCTACGCCATGTTCCTGTGTCACTGGCACCGGGGCCAGGTGAAGGGACACGAGGTGGCCCCGCCCCCGTCGCTGAGGGCGGCCGCCGGCTCCTACCTACGCAAGGACCTGCTGATGGTGCTCCACCACGCCGCCATGGTGCTCGTCTGCTTCCCCGTGACTGCC CTGTGGCGCCAGGGGAAGGGCGACTTCTTCTTGGGGTGTCTCCTGATGGCCGAGCTCAGCACCCCCTTCGTCTGCCTCGGCAAGGTCCTCATCCTG TTCCAGCGCCAACACACGACTCTCCACAAGCTCAACGCGGTGGCTTTGCTGGTGACCTTCTTCCTCTGCCGCGTCCTCCTCTTCCCCTACTTGTACTGGGCCTACGGGCGCCACCGGGGGCTGCCCCTCTTGGGGGTCCCAGCCGCCCTGCCCCTCACCTAcaacgccgccgccgccgccctcttGGCCCCCCAACTTTACTGGTTCGCCCTCATCTGCCGGGGGTCCTGGCGCCTCTTCCgaccccccgctgccccccgacAGCCCCCTTGA
- the LOC141917284 gene encoding uncharacterized protein LOC141917284, which produces MGQPGVPIGQTWVSMGQPGVSWGPCGALWEISGSLEVPMKQPGRSIGHSGVPMGQPGGFWGTLADLWGTLGSLWGSLGGPGVPWGIYGALWGPYGAPGGTWGPCGAPWGIYGSLWSPYGAAWGIYRSLWDPYGAAWGVLGYPGGSMGHSGVPMGQPGESWGTLGDLWVTLESLWGTLGIYGALWGPYGACWGICGSLWGAPGGPIPPPPPRRSGWTHIKGLWGRPGLLLGGVRGSAGTPISNQYRLGQLPVRAGTAPSTDWDNSQYRLDPPTPSQYRLGPSQYKVELLIPIPVQTGPLFQY; this is translated from the exons ATGGGGCAGCCCGGGGTCCCTATAGGGCAGACTTGGGTCTCTATGGGGCAGCCTGGGGTGTCATGGGGTCCCTGTGGGGCACTTTGGGAGATCTCTGGGTCACTCGAGGTCCCTATGAAGCAGCCTGGGAGATCTATAG GTCACTCTGGGGTCCCTATGGGGCAGCCTGGCGGGTTCTGGGGTACCCTGGCAGATCTATGGGGCACCCTGGGGTCCCTGTGGGGCAGTCTGGGGGGTCCTGGGGTACCCTGGGGGATCTATGGGGCACTCTGGGGTCCCTATGGGGCACCTGGGGGTACCTGGGGTCCCTGTGGGGCCCCTTGGGGGATCTATGGGTCACTCTGGAGTCCTTATGGGGCAGCCTGGGGGATCTATAGGTCACTCTGGGATCCCTATGGGGCAGCCTGGGGGGTTCTGGGATACCCTGGGGGATCTATGGGGCACTCTGGGGTCCCTATGGGGCAGCCTGGGGAGTCCTGGGGTACCTTGGGGGATCTATGGGTCACTCTGGAGTCCCTATGGGGCACCCTGGGGATCTATGGGGCACTCTGGGGTCCCTATGGGGCATGTTGGGGGATCTGTGGGTCACTCTGGGGGGCCCCGGGGGGCCccatcccccccccaccccccaggcgCAGCGGCTGGACCCACATTAAAGGACTTTGGGGACGTCCCGGCCTCCTCCttgggggggtgaggggcagTGCCGGGACCCCCATCAGCAACCAGTATAGGCTGGGACAGCTCCCAGTACGGGCTGGGACAGCTCCCAGTACAGACTGGGACAACTCCCAGTACAGACTGGATCCGCCGACCCCCTCCCAGTACAGACTGGGCCCGTCCCAGTATAAAGTGGAGCTTCTGATCCCCATCCCAGTACAGACTGGGCCCCTGTTCCAGTACTAA